The sequence below is a genomic window from Vibrio spartinae.
TTGGTTCACGTAGCTCATCATTTTATCTACCGCAGAAATGACTTTGGAGTTCATTTCATACACTCGCTGCGCTTCGATCAGATTCACTAATTCTTCAGTGACATTCACATTTGAACTTTCCAACATCGACTGACGAATATTTCCCAAACCATCTAACCCGGGCACCCCTTCTTGCGGATCACCACTAGCACCGGTGGGTAAATACAAGTTCTGGCCGACAGGCTCCAAACCACCGGGGTTGATAAAATCAACCGTCGTAATCTGACCAACGACCTGATTATTTTGCTGACCACGAATTCGCACGGAGACCTGACCATCGTTGCCGACCGTGACAGAGACGGCATCTTGCGGCACCACAATTTCAGGTTGTAATGGATACCCGGAACCGGATGTTACAATGGTACCTTCGGCATTTAAGGTAAACTGCCCGTTCCGAGA
It includes:
- the flgG gene encoding flagellar basal-body rod protein FlgG, translating into MHPALWVSKTGLDAQQTNIATISNNLANASTVGFKKSRAVFEDLFYQNINQPGGQSSQNTELPSGLMLGAGSKVVATQKVHTNGNVQTTNNSMDMMIEGDGFFQIMMPDGNMGYSRNGQFTLNAEGTIVTSGSGYPLQPEIVVPQDAVSVTVGNDGQVSVRIRGQQNNQVVGQITTVDFINPGGLEPVGQNLYLPTGASGDPQEGVPGLDGLGNIRQSMLESSNVNVTEELVNLIEAQRVYEMNSKVISAVDKMMSYVNQQL